One stretch of Zingiber officinale cultivar Zhangliang chromosome 6B, Zo_v1.1, whole genome shotgun sequence DNA includes these proteins:
- the LOC121990493 gene encoding cytochrome b561 and DOMON domain-containing protein At3g07570-like, translating to MENKMNSITISFVLLFCFSSSLVRTQSDSCSSRLKVSNLIPFDTTTFHCISAWNAQGFILRYAQTGQNLWSFILSAPDPNSYISIGFSSNGNMDGSSAMAGWTTPTGGSGIAKQYYLGGKSSSQCPPDQGNLQLVPNKTVVVSQSSQLYLAFQIDASQPKSHLIYAVGPQGTVPSSSYYLPTHQSQTSTSINYATGVATSAGSGFSTKRWHGLLTILGWGLLMPVGIIMARYFKHYDPLWFYSHISIQGVGFVLGLAGIIAGFSLDDNGVSNVDTHKAIGYCILVGGILQVMAFLIRPDKSSKIRRYWNWYHHYVGRGAIVLAVANIFLGISIAHESGSWTVAYVICLIILVICNIVLEVKKYLAKDDDL from the exons ATGGAGAACAAGATGAATAGCATCACCATCTCCTTTGTTCTCCTTTTTTGTTTCTCCTCCTCCCTTGTTAGGACTCAATCAGATTCTTGCTCTTCGCGGCTTAAAGTTAGCAACCTCATCCCGTTCGACACCACTACCTTCCACTGCATCTCTGCTTGGAATGCACAAGGCTTCATCCTCAGG TATGCTCAGACTGGCCAGAACCTTTGGAGTTTCATCCTTTCAGCCCCTGATCCGAATTCCTACATATCAATTGGATTCTCGAGCAACGGGAACATGGATGGGAGCAGTGCTATGGCTGGATGGACTACGCCGACGGGTGGTTCAGGGATTGCAAAGCAATACTATTTGGGGGGAAAGAGCTCGAGCCAGTGTCCACCTGACCAAGGGAACTTACAGTTGGTGCCAAACAAGACAGTGGTTGTGTCACAATCATCACAGCTTTACCTAGCATTTCAAATAGATGCCTCACAACCTAAGTCGCACCTCATTTATGCGGTTGGTCCGCAAGGGACTGTCCCTTCGTCGAGCTACTATCTTCCAACTCACCAGAGCCAAACTTCTACTTCCATTAACTATGCCACAG GGGTGGCTACTAGTGCAGGAAGTGGATTCTCAACTAAAAGATGGCATGGACTGTTGACAATTTTAGGGTGGGGATTACTGATGCCTGTGGGAATAATTATGGCCAGATACTTCAAGCACTATGATCCTCTTTGGTTCTACTCCCACATCTCGATCCAAGGTGTCGGATTTGTGCTTGGTTTGGCAGGCATCATAGCGGGATTCAGCCTCGATGACAATGGTGTATCGAATGTCGACACCCACAAAGCCATTGGATACTGCATCTTGGTTGGTGGCATCCTCCAG GTAATGGCATTTCTTATCAGGCCTGACAAATCTTCAAAGATCAGAAGGTATTGGAATTGGTATCATCACTATGTTGGCAGGGGAGCCATAGTTTTAGCAGTGGCTAACATCTTCCTCGGCATATCCATAGCTCATGAATCAGGTTCATGGACAGTGGCTTATGTGATCTGTCT